Proteins encoded in a region of the Eschrichtius robustus isolate mEscRob2 chromosome 16, mEscRob2.pri, whole genome shotgun sequence genome:
- the CIMIP1 gene encoding ciliary microtubule inner protein 1, with translation MAQKPISRAAAERMNLVAQDEIWKYRLKAENEARQNWAPNWGFLTTPLEELIKCEEEPATPKPQIELPERFRIRPVTPVEKYIKVLPSPPVPKTTQGFIGWRSGVPGLNKWLEHDYEIRSCKGAYAKELNWPKQGVH, from the exons ATGGCGCAGAAGCCCATCAGCAGGGCCGCGGCCGAGCGCATGAACCTGGTGGCCCAGGACGAGATCTG GAAGTACCGCCTGAAGGCTGAAAACGAAGCACGGCAAAACTGGGCCCCGAACTGGGGATTTTTAACAACCCCCCTCGAGGAG CTGATCAAGTGTGAAGAAGAGCCCGCCACCCCAAAGCCCCAAATCGAGCTTCCCGAGCGCTTCCGCATCCGGCCAGTGACCCCAGTGGAGAAATACATCAAG GTGCTCCCATCCCCCCCAGTCCCAAAGACGACCCAGGGCTTCATCGGCTGGAGATCCGGGGTGCCGGGCCTGAACAAGTGGCTGGAGCACGATTATGAGATCAGAAGCTGCAAAGGGGCGTATGCCAAGGAGCTAAACTGGCCGAAGCAAGGTGTCCACTGA